A single window of Arcobacter venerupis DNA harbors:
- a CDS encoding TIR domain-containing protein encodes MAYYQNGQLIGIRRKVFISHFKGDSAEVEEFIQKFANEEQVFIPKVLGANENYDYIDSVNTDYVMTQIREKYLLDSTVTIVLVGSCTHSRRYIDWELKSSLRQGNYTPNGVMGIILPSKGNSAYLPPRLESNWEKGHGNCYARYWIYPTSAKELHNWIEDAFLARTTRTHLIKNSQEILKYNRKCNICNITH; translated from the coding sequence ATGGCATATTATCAAAATGGACAATTAATTGGGATAAGAAGAAAAGTATTTATTTCCCATTTTAAAGGAGATTCTGCGGAAGTAGAAGAATTTATTCAAAAATTTGCAAATGAAGAACAAGTATTTATTCCAAAAGTATTAGGTGCAAATGAAAATTATGATTATATTGACAGTGTAAATACTGATTATGTAATGACTCAAATAAGAGAAAAATATCTTTTAGATTCAACTGTTACTATTGTTTTAGTAGGTAGCTGTACACATAGTCGTAGATATATTGATTGGGAATTAAAATCATCATTGAGGCAAGGTAATTATACACCAAATGGTGTTATGGGAATAATTTTACCAAGTAAAGGAAATTCTGCATATTTACCACCAAGACTTGAATCAAACTGGGAAAAAGGTCATGGGAATTGTTATGCAAGATATTGGATATATCCAACAAGTGCAAAAGAACTTCATAATTGGATAGAAGATGCTTTTTTAGCTAGAACAACAAGAACTCATTTAATAAAAAACTCTCAAGAAATACTTAAATATAATAGGAAATGTAATATATGTAATATTACCCATTAA
- a CDS encoding DUF1883 domain-containing protein, producing MQFIHNDLGQRKKGEIVEVRLDGSAANVRLMDSSNFLNYKNGRTHRYTGGLAKQSPVRIAIPNSGHWHVTIDMQGLRGNTKASVRILPSPLAEIKEVPLSSIPSLVNNIPPIYVKNKENHDVFISHASEDKDEIVRPLANALIAEGLSVWYDEFSLKIGDSLRRKIDQGLSKSKVGLVVLSPSFISKGWTNYELDGIITKAVSGEQILLPIWHQITKQEVMDYSPTLADKLARSTAMHTVEEIAKEISDLLKS from the coding sequence ATGCAATTTATTCATAATGATTTGGGACAAAGAAAAAAAGGTGAAATTGTTGAAGTTAGATTAGATGGTAGTGCTGCAAATGTTCGTTTAATGGATAGTTCAAATTTTTTAAATTATAAAAATGGAAGAACGCATAGGTATACTGGAGGATTAGCAAAGCAATCACCTGTAAGAATTGCTATACCAAATTCTGGACATTGGCATGTAACTATTGATATGCAAGGACTTAGAGGTAATACAAAAGCATCAGTTAGAATTTTGCCTAGCCCTTTAGCAGAAATAAAAGAAGTACCTTTATCTTCAATTCCAAGTTTAGTTAATAATATTCCTCCAATATATGTTAAAAACAAAGAAAATCATGATGTATTTATATCACATGCTTCAGAGGATAAAGATGAAATAGTAAGACCATTAGCTAATGCATTAATTGCAGAAGGTTTAAGTGTTTGGTATGATGAATTTTCTTTAAAAATTGGTGATAGTTTAAGACGAAAAATAGATCAAGGTCTTTCTAAAAGTAAGGTTGGTTTAGTGGTATTATCTCCATCTTTTATTAGTAAAGGATGGACTAATTATGAATTAGATGGAATTATAACAAAAGCTGTATCTGGTGAACAAATTTTGTTACCTATTTGGCATCAAATAACAAAACAAGAAGTAATGGATTATAGTCCTACTCTTGCAGATAAATTGGCAAGAAGTACTGCAATGCACACAGTTGAAGAGATAGCGAAAGAAATTTCTGATTTACTAAAATCTTAA
- a CDS encoding ArsR family transcriptional regulator, with amino-acid sequence MLEVLFGSKNAERVLQFLLARNSAYAREIALFYDVSPSVIKKQLEKFETGSIIVGRDIGNIRIYELNQRNLFIKELTALLIKSRSTYEPEERARLVRKDRSRPRSKNKPLIQRRDNIQDIQK; translated from the coding sequence ATGTTAGAAGTATTATTTGGTAGTAAAAATGCAGAAAGAGTATTACAATTTTTATTAGCAAGAAATAGTGCTTATGCAAGAGAAATAGCATTATTTTATGATGTAAGTCCTTCTGTAATTAAAAAACAATTAGAGAAATTTGAAACAGGAAGTATTATTGTCGGTAGAGATATTGGAAATATAAGAATTTATGAATTAAATCAAAGAAATCTATTTATTAAAGAACTTACTGCATTACTAATTAAATCTAGATCTACTTATGAGCCAGAAGAAAGAGCCAGATTAGTAAGAAAAGATAGAAGTAGACCTAGAAGTAAAAATAAACCACTTATTCAAAGAAGAGATAATATTCAGGATATACAAAAATGA